A single region of the Halopiger xanaduensis SH-6 genome encodes:
- the tmcA gene encoding tRNA(Met) cytidine acetyltransferase TmcA, with product MTVDVVGHAESLRAEATRANERRALVLAGDRERGYDELEAVLDALPVAITDTTLVGSEDRLRCEHLPQANAGELLGTTREVVILDAHEGLRPNALGKVVGAVDGGGLLVLLTPPLEAWSDRRGAFDESLAVPPFQLSEVTGRFRRRLVETLRAHRGISIVDLEGDRLEFDGLTDPAPRIAAPALEPSATHRFPTEAYEACLTVDQLEAVDAFESLLADGSDESTGADRQAVVLEADRGRGKSSAAGLAAGAFAADGLDVLVTAPNARNAAEVFERARELCERLEDVDVTAADSRRLETTTGGRVRFHEPAEAVDRLETADIVVVDEAAALPVSRLEAFLAADRVAFATTIHGYEGAGRGFSVRFRDRLAESDHDVTDRTLVEPIRYAAGDPVEVWAFRALLLDARPPVAPLVADADPETVEYRRLEPDDLLADETLLRETFGLLVLAHYRTEPNDLARLLDAPNLEARALVHEGHVVSVALLAREGNLDPATRTMMYEGGRVRGNMLPDVLTSQLRDESAGEPAGLRVVRIATHHEARSRGLGSRLLECVREEFADELDWLGTGFGATSGLLEFWRANGYRTVHLSTTRNDASGEYSALMLAPTSDAGRDLHDRHSRWFARRFAALCSDALDDLEPDVARTALRSVDRAAAPPVDLSDHEWRVVAGAAYGPGLFDVDPGPFRRLVVRYFVEDPDAVDLTERKERLFVLRVLQGRDWPTVAERLEYHSPGQCMRALGDAVCPLVDYYGADAGVDAAIEVRERFSEK from the coding sequence ATGACCGTCGACGTCGTCGGGCACGCCGAGTCGCTCCGCGCCGAGGCGACGCGCGCGAACGAACGCCGAGCGCTGGTGCTCGCCGGCGACCGCGAACGCGGGTACGACGAACTCGAGGCCGTCCTCGACGCCCTGCCGGTCGCAATCACCGACACCACGCTCGTCGGCTCCGAGGACCGACTGCGCTGCGAGCACCTCCCGCAGGCGAACGCGGGCGAACTGCTCGGAACGACCCGCGAGGTCGTGATCCTCGACGCTCACGAGGGGCTGCGCCCGAACGCGCTCGGGAAGGTCGTCGGTGCGGTCGACGGCGGCGGCCTGCTCGTCCTCCTGACGCCGCCGCTCGAGGCGTGGTCCGACCGCCGTGGTGCGTTCGACGAGTCGCTGGCCGTTCCGCCGTTCCAGCTGTCCGAGGTCACCGGCCGGTTCCGCCGCCGACTCGTCGAGACGCTGCGAGCTCACCGCGGGATTTCGATCGTCGACCTCGAGGGCGACCGACTCGAGTTCGACGGGCTGACCGATCCGGCACCTCGGATCGCGGCGCCGGCGCTCGAGCCGTCAGCCACCCACCGATTCCCGACCGAAGCGTACGAGGCCTGCCTGACTGTGGATCAGCTCGAGGCCGTCGACGCGTTCGAGTCGCTGCTCGCGGACGGGAGCGACGAAAGTACGGGTGCCGACCGACAAGCCGTCGTCCTCGAGGCCGACCGCGGCCGCGGGAAATCCAGCGCCGCGGGACTGGCTGCGGGCGCGTTCGCCGCCGACGGACTGGACGTTCTCGTGACCGCCCCCAACGCACGCAACGCCGCGGAAGTCTTCGAGCGTGCGAGGGAACTGTGCGAGCGGCTCGAGGACGTAGACGTAACGGCAGCGGACTCCCGCCGCCTCGAGACAACTACGGGCGGCCGCGTCCGGTTCCACGAACCCGCCGAGGCAGTCGACCGCCTCGAGACCGCTGATATCGTCGTCGTCGACGAGGCAGCCGCGCTGCCGGTCTCTCGGCTCGAGGCGTTCCTCGCGGCCGACCGCGTCGCGTTCGCGACGACGATCCACGGCTACGAGGGTGCGGGACGGGGCTTCTCCGTCCGCTTCCGAGATCGGCTCGCGGAGAGCGACCACGACGTGACCGATCGCACGCTCGTCGAGCCGATCCGGTACGCGGCGGGCGACCCCGTCGAGGTGTGGGCCTTCCGCGCGCTCTTGCTCGACGCGCGGCCGCCGGTCGCGCCGCTCGTCGCCGACGCCGACCCCGAAACCGTCGAGTATCGGCGACTCGAGCCCGACGACCTGCTCGCCGACGAGACGCTGCTGCGCGAAACCTTCGGGTTGCTCGTGCTCGCGCACTACCGAACCGAACCGAACGACCTCGCGCGGTTGCTCGACGCGCCGAACCTCGAGGCCCGCGCGCTGGTTCACGAGGGGCATGTCGTCAGCGTCGCCCTGCTGGCCCGCGAGGGCAACCTCGATCCCGCCACCCGGACGATGATGTACGAGGGCGGCCGCGTGCGCGGGAACATGCTCCCCGACGTACTCACGAGCCAGCTTCGGGACGAGTCGGCTGGCGAGCCCGCAGGACTGCGCGTCGTCCGCATCGCGACCCACCACGAGGCGCGCTCGCGCGGGCTGGGATCGCGCTTGCTCGAGTGCGTGCGCGAGGAATTTGCGGACGAACTCGACTGGCTCGGAACCGGCTTCGGCGCGACGTCCGGCCTCCTCGAGTTCTGGCGCGCAAACGGCTACCGGACCGTGCACCTCTCGACGACGCGCAACGACGCCAGCGGCGAGTACTCGGCGCTCATGCTCGCGCCGACCAGCGACGCCGGGCGCGACCTCCACGACCGCCACTCGCGGTGGTTCGCCCGCCGCTTCGCCGCGCTCTGTTCGGACGCGCTGGACGACCTCGAGCCGGACGTGGCCCGCACGGCATTGCGCAGCGTCGATCGGGCCGCCGCGCCGCCGGTCGACCTGAGCGACCACGAGTGGCGCGTCGTCGCCGGCGCGGCCTACGGTCCGGGGCTGTTCGACGTCGATCCCGGTCCGTTCCGCCGGCTGGTCGTCCGGTACTTCGTCGAGGATCCCGACGCGGTCGACCTGACGGAGCGGAAGGAACGGCTGTTCGTCCTTCGGGTGCTCCAGGGTCGCGACTGGCCGACCGTCGCGGAGCGCCTCGAGTACCACTCGCCGGGCCAGTGCATGCGCGCGCTCGGCGACGCCGTCTGCCCGCTGGTGGACTACTACGGCGCGGATGCGGGCGTGGACGCGGCGATCGAGGTACGCGAGCGCTTTAGCGAAAAGTGA
- a CDS encoding SDR family NAD(P)-dependent oxidoreductase has product MTRGAIIVGASSGIGAALARELADEGYQIGLAARRTERMRQIGSELPTKSYVATMDLLDPEDAREGFFELAEAMPAVDLVVISAGVAAMNPDLEWDAERRTIDVNVRGFTAIATAALEYFENYPDHASEADGHLVGISSVAAHLGTGGTQAYNASKAYVSRYLEGLRHRQQHRDADVTITTIEPGFVDTDLSMGGFWECSPETAAEQIAGAIRKEKNHAYVTRRWRLVVWALALLPESIRRRLLS; this is encoded by the coding sequence ATGACACGCGGAGCGATCATCGTCGGCGCGTCCTCCGGCATCGGCGCGGCGCTGGCGCGGGAACTCGCCGACGAGGGATACCAGATCGGGCTGGCAGCCCGCCGAACCGAACGCATGCGACAGATCGGCAGCGAGTTGCCGACGAAATCCTACGTCGCGACGATGGACCTGCTCGACCCCGAGGACGCTCGCGAGGGCTTCTTCGAACTGGCCGAGGCGATGCCCGCGGTCGATCTCGTCGTCATCAGCGCCGGCGTCGCCGCGATGAACCCCGACCTCGAGTGGGACGCCGAGCGGCGGACCATCGACGTCAACGTCCGCGGCTTCACCGCGATCGCGACGGCGGCGCTGGAGTACTTCGAGAACTATCCCGACCACGCCAGCGAGGCCGACGGCCATCTGGTGGGCATCTCGTCGGTCGCGGCCCACCTCGGGACCGGCGGCACCCAGGCGTACAACGCCTCCAAGGCGTACGTCTCGCGGTACCTCGAGGGGCTGCGCCACCGCCAGCAGCACCGCGACGCGGACGTGACGATCACGACGATCGAACCCGGCTTCGTCGACACCGACCTCTCGATGGGCGGCTTCTGGGAGTGTTCGCCGGAGACGGCGGCCGAACAGATCGCCGGCGCAATCCGCAAAGAGAAGAACCACGCCTACGTCACCCGCCGCTGGCGGCTGGTGGTCTGGGCGCTGGCCCTGCTGCCGGAGTCGATCCGTCGCCGGCTACTCTCCTAA
- a CDS encoding DUF456 domain-containing protein, with protein MVDAITVVAVALLVGGVLGTALPLVPGGALSLAGVFLYWWHSGFTDPGAITVAALTILGAIALVVELFGGSIAARAGGASWATTAAAAVVGIALMIVTGPLGLLAGLFGTVFVLEFARERTFDHSARSAIYTTIGVLASTAVEALLTASVLFGFLIAVFLF; from the coding sequence ATGGTCGATGCGATCACCGTCGTCGCGGTCGCCTTGCTCGTCGGCGGCGTCCTCGGTACCGCCCTCCCGCTGGTCCCCGGCGGCGCGCTCTCGCTGGCGGGCGTGTTCCTCTACTGGTGGCACTCCGGCTTTACCGACCCGGGCGCGATCACGGTCGCGGCGTTGACGATCCTCGGCGCGATCGCCCTTGTCGTCGAACTCTTCGGCGGCTCGATCGCCGCGCGGGCCGGCGGCGCGTCGTGGGCGACCACGGCCGCCGCCGCGGTCGTCGGCATCGCGCTCATGATCGTCACCGGTCCGCTCGGCCTGCTCGCCGGCCTCTTCGGGACGGTCTTCGTCCTCGAGTTCGCCCGCGAGCGCACGTTCGATCACAGCGCGCGGTCGGCGATCTACACGACGATCGGCGTGCTCGCCTCGACGGCCGTGGAAGCGCTGCTGACGGCGTCGGTCCTGTTCGGGTTTCTGATCGCCGTCTTTCTCTTCTGA
- a CDS encoding carboxypeptidase regulatory-like domain-containing protein yields MSANRRTLLRRAGIIGTGLLAGSGTLGPAAADSATAGHIDGTITDFGVPVADATVTLADGIDAHTATTDEDGSYEIDLEPGTYYHTVTADGYRGATSVVDVAADDPTTANVSLERAWGPGEGELEVFATEVGGGPTIPCDVTIYGDTQYDVTAPLGSVPDGERWNAGFAVAEGWWEVRVTNAEGYDDGYGKAYVAADETAVAVVELRDVDPSGESRELPDFGRFTGTVVGNDEEPIGDATVRADGTRVRTTEDGTFEVELEHGRHTVTVDAPGYESAAATVEVRFARETTGTVSLSSL; encoded by the coding sequence ATGAGCGCGAATCGCCGAACGCTGCTCCGGCGGGCGGGGATCATCGGAACCGGGCTACTCGCCGGTTCGGGCACCCTCGGACCCGCGGCAGCCGACAGTGCGACTGCGGGGCACATCGACGGAACGATCACTGATTTCGGCGTTCCAGTTGCTGACGCGACGGTTACACTCGCAGACGGCATCGATGCCCACACCGCAACCACCGACGAGGACGGCAGCTACGAGATCGACCTCGAGCCCGGAACGTACTACCACACGGTGACGGCCGACGGCTACCGGGGCGCGACGAGCGTCGTCGACGTCGCCGCGGACGACCCGACGACGGCGAACGTCTCCCTCGAGCGCGCGTGGGGCCCCGGCGAGGGCGAACTCGAGGTGTTCGCGACCGAGGTCGGCGGCGGGCCGACGATTCCCTGCGACGTGACGATCTACGGCGATACCCAGTACGACGTGACGGCGCCGCTGGGATCGGTCCCGGACGGCGAGCGCTGGAACGCCGGGTTCGCCGTCGCCGAGGGCTGGTGGGAAGTTCGCGTCACGAACGCCGAGGGCTACGACGACGGCTACGGGAAGGCGTACGTCGCGGCCGACGAGACCGCCGTGGCGGTCGTCGAACTCCGCGACGTCGACCCGTCAGGCGAATCCCGCGAACTCCCGGATTTCGGCCGATTCACCGGCACCGTCGTCGGCAACGACGAAGAACCCATCGGGGACGCGACCGTCCGCGCGGACGGAACACGCGTCCGGACGACCGAGGACGGAACGTTCGAGGTCGAACTCGAGCACGGTCGCCACACCGTCACCGTCGATGCGCCCGGCTACGAATCCGCGGCTGCAACCGTCGAGGTTCGATTCGCTCGCGAGACGACGGGAACGGTCTCGCTCTCGTCACTGTAA
- a CDS encoding plastocyanin/azurin family copper-binding protein: MKDADPITRRTVLKITGVAGVTTALAGCGGPGGGGNESEDNETETDTTTDETETGDNETETEPGDEAENETEDNETDNESAEDGGTGEAIEPGTEIMLEGSTQAWTATEPESIADEENPTLTLVEGESYDITWENADGAQHNLVIWDDSDEIVDDYETDMVSEEGETATLEIDEVTSEMAQYVCEPHSSTMVGDIELESGDGGGMGDNETDGNESAGNESDELGGNESDNESAGNESEDNESDENESDDNESDL; this comes from the coding sequence GTGAAGGACGCTGACCCGATCACTCGTCGCACAGTGCTCAAGATCACCGGTGTCGCCGGCGTCACGACGGCACTTGCGGGCTGTGGCGGCCCCGGTGGCGGAGGAAACGAATCGGAGGACAACGAGACCGAGACGGACACGACGACCGACGAAACGGAGACCGGCGACAACGAGACGGAAACCGAGCCGGGAGACGAAGCGGAGAACGAAACCGAGGATAACGAAACGGACAACGAATCGGCCGAAGACGGCGGTACCGGTGAGGCCATCGAACCCGGAACGGAGATCATGCTCGAGGGGTCGACCCAGGCCTGGACCGCCACCGAACCCGAGTCGATCGCCGACGAAGAGAACCCCACGTTGACCCTCGTGGAGGGCGAATCCTACGACATCACGTGGGAGAACGCCGACGGCGCCCAGCACAACCTCGTCATCTGGGACGACAGCGACGAGATCGTCGACGATTACGAGACCGACATGGTGAGCGAGGAGGGCGAGACCGCAACCCTCGAGATCGACGAAGTCACCAGCGAGATGGCCCAGTACGTGTGCGAGCCCCACTCCTCCACGATGGTCGGCGATATCGAACTCGAGAGTGGAGACGGCGGCGGAATGGGCGACAACGAAACCGACGGAAACGAGTCGGCCGGCAACGAGTCTGACGAGCTCGGCGGTAACGAGTCCGACAACGAGTCGGCCGGTAACGAATCAGAAGACAACGAGTCGGACGAGAACGAATCCGACGATAACGAGTCCGACCTATAG
- a CDS encoding glutamate--tRNA ligase: protein MDDELQERVEREAEKHALLNAVKHESDADVGAIMGPLMGDNPDFRPHGDEIPGVIGGVVGRVNDLEYEEKRERLEELAPEELEEIEAEEEEDEHDLPSLPNADEYDEVRMRVAPNPNGPWHVGHARMPAVIGTYKERYDGWFCVRFDDTDPETKRPDLDAYDAILEDLEYLGFEPDDVYRASDRLETYYDHARELIELDGAYTCSCSGDEFSELKNSGEACPHRDKDAETVKEEFEAMVDGEYESGEMVLRVKTDIEHKNPALRDWVAFRMIDTPHPREEASEYRCWPMLDFQSGIDDHLIGITHIIRGIDLQDSAKRQQFVYDYFGWDYPEVVHWGHVQLDAYDVKMSTSTISELIEEGELDGWDDPRAPTIKSLRRRGIRGEAIVDAMVELGTSTSDVDLAMSSIYANNRDLIDDETDRRFLVREGNQVPLAGDPPAEANPPLHPDHEDRGVREIPVGDSVLLEPEDLPDDDAEDRRVWLKGLGCFRFDDGVLEYTDDDIDVVRDEGVDVIHWVPAEESVPVRMRTMDGDVRGRAEPAVGDLEADEMVQFERVGFVRIDRQDDDETVVYYAHA, encoded by the coding sequence ATGGACGACGAGTTACAAGAGCGCGTCGAGCGCGAGGCCGAAAAGCACGCGCTGTTGAACGCAGTCAAACACGAGAGCGACGCCGACGTCGGCGCCATCATGGGCCCGCTGATGGGCGACAACCCCGACTTCCGCCCGCACGGGGACGAAATTCCGGGCGTCATCGGCGGCGTCGTCGGCCGGGTCAACGACCTCGAGTACGAGGAGAAACGCGAGCGCCTCGAGGAACTGGCCCCCGAGGAACTCGAGGAGATCGAGGCCGAGGAGGAAGAAGACGAGCACGACCTCCCTTCGCTTCCGAACGCCGACGAATACGACGAGGTCCGGATGCGCGTCGCGCCGAACCCCAACGGCCCGTGGCACGTCGGCCACGCGCGGATGCCCGCCGTCATCGGCACCTACAAGGAGCGCTACGACGGTTGGTTCTGCGTCCGCTTCGACGATACCGACCCCGAGACGAAACGTCCCGATCTGGACGCCTACGACGCCATCCTCGAGGACCTCGAGTACCTCGGATTCGAGCCCGACGACGTCTACCGAGCCAGCGACCGCCTCGAGACCTACTACGACCACGCGCGGGAACTGATCGAGCTGGACGGCGCGTACACCTGCTCTTGTTCGGGCGACGAGTTCTCCGAGCTCAAGAACAGCGGCGAGGCCTGCCCGCACCGGGACAAGGACGCCGAGACCGTCAAAGAGGAGTTCGAGGCGATGGTCGACGGCGAGTACGAGAGCGGCGAGATGGTCCTGCGCGTGAAAACGGACATCGAGCACAAGAACCCCGCGCTGCGCGACTGGGTCGCCTTCCGGATGATCGACACGCCCCACCCGCGCGAGGAAGCCAGCGAGTACCGCTGCTGGCCGATGCTGGACTTCCAGTCGGGGATCGACGACCACCTGATCGGGATCACCCACATCATCCGCGGGATCGACCTCCAGGACTCCGCGAAGCGCCAGCAGTTCGTCTACGACTACTTCGGCTGGGACTACCCCGAGGTCGTCCACTGGGGCCACGTCCAACTCGACGCCTACGACGTGAAGATGAGCACCTCGACCATCTCCGAGTTGATCGAGGAAGGCGAACTCGACGGCTGGGACGACCCGCGAGCGCCCACCATCAAGAGCCTCCGTCGGCGGGGGATCCGCGGCGAAGCCATCGTCGACGCGATGGTCGAGCTCGGTACCTCGACCAGCGACGTCGACCTCGCGATGAGTTCGATCTACGCCAACAACCGCGACCTGATCGACGACGAGACCGATCGCCGCTTCCTCGTCCGTGAAGGCAATCAGGTGCCGCTGGCCGGCGACCCGCCCGCAGAGGCGAACCCGCCGCTGCACCCCGACCACGAGGACCGCGGCGTCCGCGAGATTCCCGTCGGCGACTCCGTCCTCCTCGAGCCCGAGGACCTACCCGACGACGACGCCGAGGACCGCCGCGTCTGGCTGAAGGGCTTGGGCTGTTTCCGTTTCGACGACGGCGTCCTCGAGTACACCGACGACGATATCGACGTGGTCCGCGACGAGGGCGTCGACGTGATCCACTGGGTGCCGGCCGAGGAGAGCGTCCCCGTCCGCATGCGAACGATGGACGGCGACGTCCGCGGGCGCGCCGAACCCGCCGTCGGCGACCTCGAAGCCGACGAGATGGTCCAGTTCGAGCGCGTCGGCTTCGTGCGGATCGATCGACAGGACGACGACGAAACCGTCGTCTACTACGCTCACGCGTAA
- a CDS encoding TspO/MBR family protein, whose amino-acid sequence MHVQFPRSAGRDAIVALAFVLGVNALGALPSVFIGSDTSWIDRPWFYPPSILFPIVWTLLFTLMGLALYRIWRRGPSRQAVRVALAAFGIQFALNLAWTPAFFGLQRPDLGIAVIAALWIAIVGTIVAFDRVDRLAAALLVPYLGWVSFAAVLNYAIYAAG is encoded by the coding sequence ATGCACGTCCAGTTTCCCCGGTCGGCGGGACGAGACGCGATCGTCGCGCTCGCGTTCGTCCTCGGCGTCAACGCCCTCGGTGCGCTTCCCTCGGTCTTCATCGGTTCCGACACGAGCTGGATCGATCGACCGTGGTTCTACCCGCCGTCGATCCTCTTCCCGATCGTCTGGACGCTGCTGTTTACGCTCATGGGACTCGCACTGTACCGCATCTGGCGGCGCGGCCCCTCCCGACAAGCCGTCCGCGTCGCGCTCGCCGCGTTCGGGATCCAGTTCGCGCTGAACCTCGCGTGGACGCCGGCGTTCTTCGGTCTTCAGCGGCCGGATCTCGGGATCGCCGTGATCGCCGCGCTCTGGATCGCGATCGTGGGCACGATCGTCGCGTTCGATCGCGTCGACCGGCTCGCGGCCGCGCTCCTCGTGCCGTACCTCGGCTGGGTGTCGTTCGCAGCGGTCCTCAACTACGCCATCTACGCTGCTGGCTGA
- the idsA3 gene encoding geranylfarnesyl diphosphate synthase, producing the protein MTTPEAREEAVLEAVRKRRERVNDAIPEELPIQKPERLYEASRYLLDAGGKRLRPTVLLTAGESLVDAEPLTADYREFPTLYGAGEIDGVSSSDGADGPDAIDLMDAAVSVEVIQSFTLIHDDIMDDDDLRRGVPAVHREYDLETAILAGDTLYSKAFEIMLETGAAPERAVEALDILATTCTKICEGQSLDVTFEERTDVTPDEYLEMVEQKTAVLYAASACLPAVLLGADDETIDALYGYGLDIGRAFQIQDDVLDLTVPSEKLGKQRGSDLVENKQTLITVHAREQGVDVESLVDTNDVDAVTEAEIDDAVAELEAAGSIGYANEMARDLVAQGKERLEVLPDNEARELLFDIADYLIERGY; encoded by the coding sequence ATGACGACTCCCGAGGCACGAGAGGAGGCGGTACTCGAGGCAGTTCGCAAGCGCCGCGAGCGCGTTAACGACGCGATTCCCGAGGAGTTGCCGATTCAGAAACCGGAGCGGCTCTACGAGGCGTCCCGCTACCTGCTGGACGCGGGCGGCAAGCGACTCCGACCGACCGTCCTGCTGACGGCCGGCGAATCGCTGGTCGACGCCGAGCCGCTGACGGCCGACTACCGCGAGTTTCCGACGCTGTACGGCGCCGGCGAAATCGACGGCGTCTCGAGTTCCGACGGGGCCGACGGTCCCGACGCGATCGACCTCATGGACGCCGCCGTCAGCGTCGAGGTCATCCAGTCGTTCACGCTGATCCACGACGACATCATGGACGACGACGACCTCCGCCGCGGCGTCCCCGCTGTCCACCGCGAGTACGACCTCGAGACGGCGATCCTCGCGGGCGACACCCTCTACTCGAAGGCCTTCGAGATCATGCTCGAGACCGGCGCCGCACCCGAGCGCGCGGTCGAGGCGCTGGACATCCTCGCGACGACCTGCACGAAGATCTGCGAGGGCCAGTCGCTGGACGTCACCTTCGAGGAGCGCACCGACGTCACGCCCGACGAGTACCTCGAGATGGTCGAGCAGAAGACGGCCGTGCTCTACGCCGCGTCGGCGTGTCTGCCGGCCGTCCTGCTGGGCGCCGACGACGAGACGATCGACGCGCTCTACGGCTACGGGCTCGACATCGGCCGCGCGTTCCAGATCCAGGACGACGTGCTGGACCTGACCGTGCCGAGCGAGAAACTCGGCAAGCAGCGCGGCAGCGACCTCGTCGAGAACAAGCAGACGCTGATCACGGTCCACGCCCGCGAGCAGGGCGTCGACGTCGAGTCGCTCGTCGACACCAACGACGTCGACGCCGTCACCGAGGCCGAGATCGACGACGCCGTCGCCGAACTCGAGGCGGCGGGCTCGATCGGCTACGCCAACGAGATGGCTCGCGACCTGGTCGCCCAGGGGAAAGAGCGCCTCGAGGTCCTCCCGGACAACGAGGCGCGCGAACTGCTGTTCGACATCGCCGACTACCTGATCGAACGCGGCTACTAG
- a CDS encoding ribonuclease J — MEIEIATIGGYEEVGRQMTAVRAGDDVVIFDMGLNLSQVLIHDNVETERMHSLDLIDMGAIPDDRIMSDLEGDVQAIVPTHGHLDHIGAISKLAHRYNAPVVATPFTIELVKQQIEGEQKFGVENDLIKMDAGETMSIGDSGQVELEFVNVTHSIIDAINPVLHTPEGAVVYGLDKRMDHTPVIGDPIDMERFREIGREGNGVLAYIEDCTNANKKGRTPSENVAREHLRDVLYSMEDYDGGIVATTFSSHISRVTSLVEFAKDIGRQPVLLGRSMEKYSGTAERLDFVDFPDDLGMFGHRKSVDRTFKRIMNEGKENFLPVVTGHQGEPRAMLTRMARGETPYQLDDGDKVVFSARVIPEPTNEGQRYQAEKLLGMQGARIYDDIHVSGHLCQEGHYEMLDALQPQHVIPAHQDLSGFSSYVNLCESEGYKMGRDLHVTRNGNLIQLVD, encoded by the coding sequence ATGGAAATCGAAATCGCAACCATAGGCGGCTACGAAGAAGTCGGACGGCAGATGACTGCCGTCCGCGCCGGCGACGACGTTGTCATCTTCGACATGGGTCTGAACCTCTCGCAGGTCCTGATCCACGACAACGTCGAAACCGAACGGATGCACAGTCTCGATCTGATCGACATGGGAGCAATCCCCGACGATCGGATCATGAGCGACCTCGAGGGCGACGTGCAGGCCATCGTGCCCACGCACGGCCACCTCGACCACATCGGGGCCATCTCGAAGCTGGCCCACCGGTACAACGCGCCGGTCGTCGCGACGCCGTTTACGATCGAACTCGTCAAACAGCAGATCGAGGGCGAGCAGAAGTTCGGCGTCGAGAACGACCTCATCAAGATGGACGCCGGCGAAACGATGTCGATCGGCGACAGCGGGCAGGTCGAACTCGAGTTCGTCAACGTCACCCACTCGATCATCGACGCGATCAACCCGGTCCTGCACACGCCCGAGGGCGCGGTCGTCTACGGGCTTGACAAACGCATGGACCACACGCCGGTCATCGGCGACCCGATCGACATGGAGCGGTTCCGCGAGATCGGTCGCGAGGGCAACGGCGTCCTCGCCTACATCGAGGACTGTACCAACGCGAACAAGAAGGGGCGCACCCCCTCCGAGAACGTCGCCCGCGAGCACCTCCGGGACGTCCTCTACAGCATGGAGGACTACGACGGCGGCATCGTCGCGACGACCTTCTCGAGTCACATCTCGCGCGTGACGTCGCTGGTCGAGTTCGCCAAGGACATCGGGCGCCAGCCCGTCCTGCTGGGCCGCTCGATGGAGAAGTACTCCGGAACCGCCGAGCGCCTGGACTTCGTCGACTTCCCCGACGACCTGGGGATGTTCGGCCACCGCAAGTCCGTCGACCGGACGTTCAAGCGGATCATGAACGAGGGCAAGGAGAACTTCCTGCCCGTCGTCACGGGCCACCAGGGCGAGCCGCGCGCGATGCTCACTCGGATGGCCCGCGGCGAGACGCCGTACCAGCTGGACGACGGCGACAAGGTCGTCTTCTCCGCCCGCGTCATCCCCGAGCCGACCAACGAGGGCCAGCGCTACCAGGCCGAGAAGCTGCTCGGCATGCAGGGCGCCCGCATCTACGACGACATCCACGTCTCGGGCCACCTCTGCCAGGAGGGCCACTACGAGATGCTAGACGCCCTGCAGCCCCAGCACGTCATCCCGGCCCACCAGGACCTGAGCGGGTTCTCGAGCTACGTCAACCTCTGTGAGAGCGAGGGGTACAAGATGGGGCGCGACCTCCACGTCACGCGCAACGGCAACCTCATCCAGCTCGTGGACTGA
- a CDS encoding SDR family NAD(P)-dependent oxidoreductase produces MVSIDQATAVVTGGGSGIGQETALEFAERGANVVVADLDVDGGEGTVDSIEDAGGDAIFVETDVADPESAAAMVDAAVDEYGSLDCAFNNAGIGGERAPVDEYAPEDWSQVIDVNLVGVFNCMKAELERMKDQESGGAIVNNSSILGKVGFATSSAYSAAKHGVLGLTKSAALENGETGVRINSVCPGFIETPLIEESLSDEERAQIEGMHAMNRLGTPEEVAAAVVWLCSDEASFVTGEGFGVEGGYLSQ; encoded by the coding sequence ATGGTTTCGATCGATCAAGCGACGGCGGTCGTCACTGGCGGTGGCTCGGGAATCGGACAGGAAACGGCCCTCGAGTTCGCCGAGCGCGGGGCGAACGTCGTCGTCGCGGATCTGGACGTCGACGGCGGCGAGGGGACAGTCGACTCGATCGAGGACGCCGGCGGCGACGCGATCTTCGTCGAAACGGACGTCGCCGACCCCGAGTCGGCCGCGGCGATGGTCGACGCAGCAGTCGACGAGTACGGGAGTCTCGACTGCGCGTTCAACAACGCCGGCATCGGCGGCGAGCGGGCGCCGGTCGACGAGTACGCGCCCGAGGACTGGTCGCAGGTCATCGACGTGAACCTCGTCGGCGTGTTCAACTGCATGAAAGCCGAACTCGAGCGGATGAAAGACCAGGAGTCCGGCGGCGCCATCGTGAACAACTCCTCGATCCTTGGCAAGGTCGGCTTCGCGACGTCGTCGGCCTACTCGGCCGCCAAACACGGCGTCCTCGGGCTGACGAAAAGCGCCGCGCTCGAGAACGGTGAGACCGGCGTTCGCATCAACAGCGTTTGTCCGGGCTTCATCGAAACGCCGCTGATCGAGGAGTCGCTGTCCGACGAGGAGCGAGCGCAGATCGAGGGTATGCACGCGATGAACCGACTCGGCACGCCCGAGGAGGTCGCGGCCGCCGTCGTCTGGCTGTGCAGCGACGAGGCGTCGTTCGTCACCGGCGAAGGGTTCGGCGTCGAGGGTGGCTACCTCAGTCAGTAG